The nucleotide sequence AAGAGAGATCTATTATTCCACCAGAGGTGTATGGCTCTGTTGCATAGCAAGGCATCATTACCTCAGCAAGCTAATCAGACTTCCTTCCAGTTATAGGAGCTGAGAGTTCACAGAAGTAACAACATAGGTTGTAAACACCAGGGTGCCAAAGTTGAAGTCCTCCCTCAAGTAGTTTCACCAGTGTGGGTTTTGGACAAGCACTGCCCTTTCTCACCTTGGTTTCTCACCCATGAACAAAACTGTAAGGCACATAAATATCTCCTACAATATTTCGAATATCATGTGAATATACACAGTGACAAAATGCCAAAGCATATTGCTTCCTTGGAAATAACTTCGGTTGGCATCAAACCAAATACATTCACAAACAtgtgcaaccaagatgatcaagggtctggaaaccaagccttatgaggagggGTTGAAGGAGCAGGGTAAGTGAGaaagtgagaggagatatgatagccatcttcaaatatctctcaagagctgtcacatggaacaagctgtcacatggaacaagagggaacaagcttgttttctcctgctctggagggtaggacttatcattattttatttttattgtcggAAACAAAAAGTACACGGGCTGTTCTGGAGCCTTTGCAGTTTGCATTTCAACTGGCTctaaagagagaggaggaaaaggagactaGAGATGAAATTCATGCTTCAGGGAGAGGTTGATGCTCTGCTTATAGGAGGAGCCAGGCTCAGCCTCCAGTTAAAAGATCTTGGATAGAAAGGTTGGGAAAatttggttctcttcctccccatttaatcttcacaacaaccctgagagactgactggcccaagaacacccagtgagctttcatggctgagcagagcttttgaaccttggtctcccaggtcctagtccaatactccAACCACAATAGCACACTGGTtctttttaagatgccacaaaatgctggttttgctgCAGTACAGACACTGGAAAAGGTTAAGACCTTGGAGACCTGCTTTGGGCTTAATGGAACAAATAGCTTTTTGATTCAGTAAATGGCAATTACATGAGCTCATGAGCCTTGGCTTTGAAGAGGTAAAACAAAAGAGGCAGAATACTCCCCCTGTGCTTTATTATAACCCTCTTGTGACAGGTACAGATCATGCATGAGGAAATTTTTATTTTGGTTGGTGGCAATTGTCCCAGACAACACGGAAAGGAAGAATCCCTGCCAACATACCTGCAAACCGAGTCAGTCAGAAGCTCCACCTAGcttggagaggaagggaggatcaagccattgaaaaatccacgattgcagaagaaaggaaaaggaacgAGTGGGCGTCTCCAAAGCCAGCACTTAGCTAGAGAGACAGTGACAACCAGAAGAGCTACCTTTCCAATTCTCAAAAATCTGGACTCGAAGACAGTCCAGGGAAATTATAGacaatagtttgtttgtttttaaagagggaGGGTATCTGGTATATTGGGGGCGTGGGCAACCTGCAGCTCTCTGCCTAATTTCATGGGGGTGGCAAGAACTAAAAAAcacagagaggagaaagaggtaGCAGAAAGGGAACGTGGTGCTCACCCCCACCAACAAAAAGGTTACCCACACTCACAGAATTTCCATCCTGGAAACCTTAACTTCGATTCAAGATGTATAGTGATTACGGAAAGGAACCTCTGCCAGTGCTTCTCATATTCTAGGGTTGAATTCTGGTATTAAAAGCAGATTTGGCTTCATCAGGTAATGGTTAGAATATTCCACAGGGATCTGTGCTTATAGCACAGTAAAAAGTTTACTTCAAGTCATTTGAGGAAGGTTTTAGTAGACCATCTCTTCCATTCCGCACAACGGTCCTCAGGCAATTGTTGTCTGCAGCCTTGCCTTAAATATGGTCTTGGGTATCAGAGACCCACAAGTATTTCAAGTACTCCAGGACAGTATTGCAGTAGTACAAAGCAGGGCCTGCAGTAAACTGTTGCAATGCATTCTCCCTCCAGTGCAGGATTCTAAACAGCCACTCCCTTCAAGCAGGTCAGTCCACTCCTTCCCTCTTTTCAGCTTTATGTTTAGTGGCTCTTGAGCATGTTCAGCCTTAAAACTGGGCAGGTTTGGTGGATTTTGACCCTTTAGGGTTCCCCCACAACTTTTTTTTCTAGTttttattttgctaatttttagcacagtggtacctccccTTCTGCATCTCCGTAGACCCTTTGGGCTACATCTTTGATAACACTTGCCAGCTGAGTTTACCATTTAGAAGGAGCAATAGCAATGAACAgtcttctgtacagtggtgccccgcaagacgaatgcctcgcaagacgaaaaactcgctagacgaaagagttttccgttttttgagtcattccgcaagacgaatttccctatgggcttgcttcgcaagacgaaacgtcttgcgagttcttgcgagtttgtttcctttttcttaaagccgctaagccgctaatagccgctaagctgttaacagccgctaagccgttaatagtcgctaagccgctaatagccgtgcttcgcaagacgaaaaaaccgcaagacgaagagactcgcagaacggattaatttcgtcttgcgaggcaccactgtacttacataTATAGAACGCATAGATTTGTGGGGTTTGCAAGGAAAGACTTGGACTCTGTGGATCACATACGTTACCCTTCCTTAACAGgcctatttatatatattttgaggAAGATAGTTCCTTGGAAGTTATTCTGAATTTAATTATGAAGTATTTGTTTAGAGAGACTCAGAAAGTCTCTCAAACTTCTATGTGcgcatatacacatacacacggAACAGGGTCTCAATGTACTTTTAACCAACTAACGTAGTTCAGTGTGCCTTAGTCCTTTTGTTCAGTCTTCAATCTTCAACCTTTAACCTTCAATCTtctctgattttttaaagaaatgagtaACTGTTAGGGATTTATCTATAGGGCATGCATGCGgtacagagtggctggagcaacccagcaaCATACTGTTACAATTTTTATTCTATCTTGAATCAACCTTTAATATAATCACTGCAACCTGCATTACATGCAATGTTGTTTACTATTTGCTCTTGTGCCTGTGCCTTATGCTGGGCGACAGCAGCACCGTATCCTCAAACTGCAGCAGTTTttggccaccaccaccaccaccaccaccaccaccaccaggataTCATCATGATCGTTAACCATTTGGGTGCTGGTAAAGCAAACTTGATGGCAACAAGAGAACAATCTGAATGCACCTGATAAAGAGCCAGTTGGATGCCTGGCCTGTTCTGAGCTTTTGAGAGGAAAGGTAAACGAATAGGAAGGAGAGATGGGAAAGATCTATGAGTAGTAGGGAGTGTGGCTTTGTGATCCCCCACCTTTTATCAAAGGCGaacctttttaaaattttctgccACCAGTGAAATAGATCCAACACAAATGAGGGTAAAGTACAAGAtttaagaaaaatatttattgagaAGACAGACTTCcaagaggcagaaaaaaaattcATTTCAGACTTCAAATACAAACAGACTCTCTGTATTCCCTGAGTTCCTGTTGCAGCTGCCTTTCCCCAAaaaggaggggtttttttgttcatAAGAGCTGCTCTTTCAGCAAGCAAGCAGCTTTTACAGCTTTCCTGTGGATGCACCACTACAAAAATAGAGctgcattttagtgcaataaAATGAGGTCTTGTGCATAGAGAAATCCTTGCTCTGCCCAAAACAGGAGGGCAGGGGGACATGATTTGGAATGACTAACTCAATTGTCATGCTGTTTTCCCCTGAACGATTCTGCTCCCCAGGCCAGGAAAGTTTCCCTTCCACTGCCCTTAGTCCTGGATCACTACAGCCAATAGGAAGCTAACAATTGATTCAAGGGGAGCTGAGCTTGGTAGCCAATAAAGTGGGTGTTTGCAATGGCTTCTGTCTGCTTCTGTACCTGCTTGAGCAAATTTGCTCCATCTGGTCGTACCATTAAGGTGAGCTTCATCACAACAAAGCAGCATCTGTCTTCCCATGAACATTCttttttctcggggggggggggggggtgagatatGAAAATAGCAGCCATGTGTCTTGAACTTCATCAGCATccaaaaagcaaaaccaaaggCATCAAATATCTGTCTAAAATTAAGAATACAGAAAGTCCCTGAAGACTCTGACTATTCCCCTTCCAACAGACACTGAgcaacctgtgaccctctagatctcttggactacagcttccatcatccttgacaccagaagggtcacaggctccccttcccttccctgcagtGCCAGAGGAAAACAGGAAACAGTTCTTGCTGCTGAAAAGACAACTTTCTGACAATCACCAAAACAGAAAAGACAACTTTCTGACAAATCACCAAAACATTCCAGTGTCGCGTACAGACAGAATAAGGTGCATTGTTATCGTTGGTTTTTCATTCTTCTGTTGTGGTGCAGAGAAACTGGCGAGAGCTTTTCTTCTTTGCTCAGGACCAGGTGATGAGAAATGGCTCTCCCATCAGCAGGTGGAGTGGGATGGTAAGGATCTGAGGAAGCGACAAGGTAGAGTTAGTGACTTCATCCTGGAATCACAATGAAGGACAAAGCAGTCCAAGCTCAGGTGCTGGCTGATTCATGCTAATCTCCACTGAGACCTTGTGGGGCCATGGGCAATCTCACAAAGCAGATGGGAAGTTCTGCTGTCCCTTTCTTTGTGCTTGGGCTTCCGTGGCACACATGGTTCAAATGTGGCTGCTGCCCCATGTGGACACACCAGTTCATGCGACAGGCACCTCTAGACTGACAGCCTGTTGGCAGCCCTACAAGCTCCTGCAGGCAAGTACCCTGGATGGAATTCAGTGCAGCAGTAAGTGGGGTATGCATGCATGGAATGAGGTCCACTTGCACAGCAGTACTCTCCCCCTCCATGCCcacctgttctggagggttgggagaaaaccagagcagatttagggagggTGGAGAATGGAGAGGAAGGAAATATCACTGTGTGAGTGGACCTCatcagttgaatcccacccagagAAGCTGCCATGCTTCTAAACCAAATCAACAATTGTCTTCTGAGTTATAAAGTCATGTATGGTCTACCCTGCAGCCATCTTAATTAATGCTGAGAATATTCTGTTTCCAAGGTGTAGCTGGATAtataaagtaaaaacaaaaccaaagcaaaagAACATGTTCCCTTGATTTGCATTTTAATAGCATTTGCAACATTCAGAATGTTTGAGGAAGTTTCTAGATGGGTTTTGGGGAGCGGAAGAGAGGAACTGAAATACTGGGGCAAGTATTGGGAATCATGGGAGAAACCCAGGGAACCCAGGGTAGCCATGTTGTCCAATGTCCAGTTTATACTGTTGTTGCTTTATGGTATttgttttgatttatacattttgtaTTTTGTTATGTACCGGCCCAGCAACTTCAGATTCAAGGGCAGAAACAGAAATCTAATAGGTAACTAATTCCCTGAACACTGCAAGCCCTGCTCAGATCAATTTGGCACTTTCAAATCTTTACTAGCATACTTTTAAAAAGCTGACTACAGTATATTCCATTGCTGAAATAGCTCATGCTGTCTCCCACAAAATGTCCTGCACCTTGCGGCCGTGTATAACCTTTCTGCAATCAATGCAAGCATGAAGAGGCATTAGCCTCCACCAACAGAGAAGTCCTTACCTTGGTGTCGGTGCGGTAGGAGAAGTCTGGGACAGGGACCCCATTTGCCAGGACACGCTGAGGAGGGCTGGGGACACCGAGAACTGCCACCTCTTTCAACAGCAGCCCATCTATTTGGCTATTGAGCTGCACAATCTCATTGACCAGCATGCCCTGTAGCcgtgggggagagagggaggagaatgaCACGATACCACCACAAAACAGGTGCAGCCAAATGAAATCCCAGGCATTAGGAACAAAAGGAGCAACCTGTTTCTCCCAGAAACTCACATCTCTTGCCAGAAAGACAATCTGTGTGTAATCGCCCTTCTCAAAGGTCTGCAGTCCATCGCCATCATCCCAGAACAGGTCACCTCTTGCTACTCCTTCCAGGGTTAAAGCCACCACTAGGGACATCCCCTTTTTGCGGGACTCTGTAGTGGTGAAGGCAGGTTCCTGGAGAGAGAGGCAGTGGAGGAAGATGATAACCAGAACAGTAAAGCCCTGAAATatagctcacccccccccccagcaatattATAAAAATATCCCTGCACCCCACTAATCATGCACACAAGAACACCCCGCCAAGAGAATCCTATGGCAGTACTTGGCTTAGtagttctgtgttgttgtttttgacaaAGGCACTGGGTGGATTCAAAGACATAGGATGTCCAGGCAAGGTCGAAAGTGGTGGAATTAACTCACCTGCAAGGGTAAGATGTGACCTGCTCGTACATGGACATTGATAGTGTCAAGTGGAGCTGATAAGAGAACCCATTGTCCCTTGCTGTGTATGGCAGATCCCTGAAAAGCCAGATACAGGACCCATCATTAAGCAGGCATTTGAAATCCTGTGTGTGGTGTGTAAAGGCACAAAATGCACAAAGGCCGAGACATTGTGGATCACACACAGCTTGGCTGCTGCTTGACTGGTATCATGGCTCTCCGCCCTTTGAATGCTCCTTCCATTTTGCTGGTGTGCAGAaaaggttacacacacacacacacacacacacacacacacacacacacacactgccctaaGCGCTGATGAGCTACCAAGCCTCTCTTTACTGCAGTTTAGCCAGCATTTGGATTGAGAATAAATACAGCAGCCCACTTCTGCATTGTCTAAAGGTTAATTTTCATCCACTCAGGATGATGATTCAGGCTACTGTCGCTTTAAGACAAGATTAGTCACTTGACAGTTTCAAGTCAAGCAAAATCTGAAATGTGACAAGTATTTGATCATTACAACCCACAGCGCCCAAAACAAGTATTTCTGGAGCCCATGAATGTGGCCAAGCCTGAAGGGCAAGTCATCTACCAGACACGTTGCAGAAAGATATCAGAAACCACGGCTTCTATAGAGTGGGCACAATAATGTTACGAAGGTGCGAGGTCAATGATGGCCACCTAGGTGAACTCAATTCTGTGAATGTCTAATCGAGACATATACTTCAGATACAGCTTGGACATCATGGGAAAGGCTCCATTTATTGAAGCTGAAAGGACCTGGAGCAGGGAACCAGCAACCTTCTCTGCCCACTGTGCTCCCAATTCCAGTGAAACGTCGCAGGCACTTGTGATCTTTCACAattataataatagttttattatttataccccgcccatctggctgggttgccccagccactctgggcagcttccaacacatataaaaaaacataataaaacatcagaatTAAAAAAACTCCCAATagagggctgacttcagatgtcttctaaaagttgtatagttctttcatctccttggcatctgatgggagggcattccacagggataacaacaacaacaacaacaacaacaacaacaacaacaatagtaataatggCGGCACTAGCCAGAGGAAGCAGCAACACTCACCGCCAAAAGGTTGTACCATGTGCCCGAAGGGAAGTAGCCGCTGACATGACTCTTCCCTGCCTCCAATACAGGAGTGATGAGAACCCCTGCTCCCCACATGAGCTGTCGGTCGACGTCCCACGTATTGGGGTCTTCTGGGAACCTGCAGAGAAGAGATTCACCCTCATATCACTCTGTATTGTATGGAATCAACAAACTTGATGTGATCAAGAAGCAAATTCCTCTGCCTCCAGCTCATAAACATTCTCTTTCattttttctgtctctctctctctctctctctctctctctctctctctctctctctctctctctctctcccctttgtgggtcaaATGGTtgcaaggccacagattccccactgcACCTGACCCTTCCACTGCCAGCACAGCAGTCTGCTGACTCACTCCAGATAAAGGGGTCGGGCAACCGTCTCCCCTGCGGAGTGGGCCTTGTGAAAGAGGGTGTAGAGGTACGGCAACAAGGAGTAGCGCAGCAAGAAGGCTTTTCTCATGGCTTCTTGGGCCTCTTGGCTGAAGACATATGGTTCCTGGGGCTGCAAGATACAGGGAGAAAACATATTAGAAGCATCATGCCCCAAAGACTCCTGCAGAAAGAGGCATTTCCCAGGTTGCCAAGATCAGATTCAGAAAACATCTTTTCCCCCACATGTACCCTCCCCGATACCCAAACATCCTTTTCACCAGGAAGTTCAACACCTGCTGTGGGACACGGTGACacagtgtttcccagacttggttctccagctgttttcggactacaactcccatcatctctagctagcaaaaccagtggccagggatgatgggaactgaaggccgaaaacagctggagacccaagtttgggaaacactgcctaaCAGGAGTAGAATTGATGAGAGCTGAAATAAAAAGAGTAACCCTGAAGCCAAGGGTAGCTAACGcggtgccctctaaatgttgttgggctccaacgcccatcagcccctgctagcaTGGCCAACAGACACAGAGaggtgggatttggagtccagcaacatctggagagcaccacgttGCCAGCTCTTGTTTTAAGGCATGATCCCATAGGGCCCGTTGTGCCAGTAACAGAGCACATAAGACTGGGCACTTGTACCAACCGCAATCTGTGACACTACATCGACAGTAACAGTCGGTTCTAActattatgctgctgctgctgctgcaagcagACCCGAAGATCCTTTACTACAAGGACCCCCATGGCCACTTTTGGTGCAACAGCGGCACGCAGAGGCAGAGCTCTGTAGCAAGCAGAGAGGGCAGAGGTCACTGCATGGGATGGAGTTACTTGCCACTGAGATGTGCAGCATCTTGAGGGCCACTGTGAAATCTACCGAACCAGAAAGTGAAAACAAATCCATGAATTATTGCATGGATGGAGAAAACGGGCAGGGGGGGATACTATTAAACCACggttaaggctgcaaccctacatGCACTTACAAGGAAGAAAAAACAGCATGGAACACATTAgaacttactcccgagtaagcatTGCCTTGAAAAATGACTCACTTCATGAGGTCCAGTTAATGATTTACGAGACTATAAAAAGAACAACTAAAAGAGTTGTGCATGCTGCACAATTCATACCATGCAAGCTGTGAATCTAACCATACAGAGACCTCCAGTTCCTTGCAGTTGCATAGCAGCGCCAAGACTACTGGGGTGATTCACCAGCTCAGTATTATACGGCCTTGTTTTTCAAGTTAAGTTGCCCTAACCTTTTCCTGGGGCTCCACACCTGATAGCGTTCTTTGCCACATTGCTTTTAAAACATTATCCGGCCAATTCCTTTATTACTTCTATGCCTGTGGCTATGACCACATCACTGCACACTCTTAAATGAACTTAGAGCACAGGACACTTCTAAATGAAGTGCATTTAGGTTTTGACTCTTACTTCCTACTCAGTATTGGAGGGGGCGGGAAATGGGGCCTTTGTCTGCTTTCTTCCAACagcatgaagctgaatgttattTCACTGTTGCTTCACAAAAATGATTATCAGAACTTTTGGGGGGCAAGCTTCACAGGATGGGCTGTAGTGAGCAGAAGCCGATTCCAAAGATTAAACTAACTGGAAGTATTTGGGGGAGAAGGGGTGAGTTGTTCAACAAGCTACCTTTATGCTTGGTTCATGACACCAGAGACCAATCCAGATACAATGGTCCACCAGTCCCTTATCGTGGACCACTGAGTGATGCTCCTCTCTCCCAGAGACACACACCTTCTATCTGAACTCTATAAAACGTTTAATCCCAACcatgctccccaccaccaccccacacacagCGTAAATATGTtacaaagagggggaaaggcttATCCACCGTCGCTTACCTTGTTTCTACGGTCGTTGTGGTTTCGCATGAAGGGGTAGAAGGCGCCCAGTTGGGTCCAGCGCACACAAAGCTCTTCTGACGTGTCACCCACAAAGCCACAGATGTCCGCGCCAACCAATGGCACGCCAAAGAGGTTAAAGAGCAGCACCGCTGAATGCAAGGCAAGGAAAATACATGGAACGACCTCTTCAGTGGCTCTGGGTGCAGGCACGATTCTAcatggggttttttgtgtttgtatgtgtgtgatatTACACAGAATTCATCCCTGCTAGGGAAttcgggacatgggtggtgctgtgggttaaaccacagagcctaggacttggccgatcagaaggtcggcggttcaaatcccggcgatggggtgagctctcattgcttggtcccagctcctgccaacctagcagttcgaaagcacgtcaaagtgcaagtagataaataggtacagctccggcaggaaggtaaacagcgtttccgtgcgccagaagcggcttagtcatgctggcctcatgacccggaagctgtacgccggctcccttggccaataaagcaagatgagtgccgcaatcccagagtcggccacgattggacctaatggtcaggggtccctttacctttacctttacctttagggaattCGCATCTCTAAGGCCAGGAACTTTCCTCTCTCATGGAGATCTGAAAGAACTCCAaagcagcatctttaaaagcagaacaTGGCAAGTTCCCAGGACTGACTCCCCAAACATATTTACCTGGTATGGTATAGTATAAATGGTCCCAGGTGCTCATGACATCCCCAGTCCAGTGACCAGCATAGTGACCATGACCGGCAAAGGTGGAACGAGAGATGATGAATGGGCGCTTCCCTCGCACTTTCACCAAAGCACTGAGAACAGAAGGGAGGGGAAGTTGTGGGCAATGTCAGAAACTGACCCCTGTCCATCCAGAGCTTTGatctttcaataataataataaattaatttttgtaccccgcccatctgactgggttgccccaggcactctgggcggcttccaatacatataaaaacatagtatcaaacattgaaaacttccctatacagggctgccttcagatttcttctaaaagttgtgtagttctttatctccttgacatctgacgggaggccgttccacagggagggtgccactactgagaaggccctctgcctggttccctgtaacctcacttctcgcagtgagagaaccaccagaaggccctcagcgttggacctcagtgtccgggttgaacaatgggtgtggagatgctccttcaggtatattgggtcaaggctgtttagggctttaaaggtcagcaccaacactttgaactgtgctcggaaacataccgggagccaatgcaggtctttcgggacctgtgttatgtggtcccggtggccgctctcagtcaccagtctggcagctgcattctgaattgtagtttcagagtcaccttcaaaggtagccccacgcagagcacattgcagtagtccaagtgctGGTGGAAGTGCTGATTTACTGCATCCCATGAGAAGATTCACAGGCAGAAGTTCAAACTCAAGGTGCTTGGCTCCAGCTTATCACCAGTGACAGACCCTTGAAAACCAAGATGAGACTCTGCAGCCAAGAGGCATACCACCTTTTGGGCAGGGTCCCCAAGGACTCTGCATGTCCTACTCACTCGTGTGACGCGATGGCTTCGGTCAACCCATACAGATTGTGCAGGTTGTAATGGGAGGACAGGTATTGCCTGCTGGAGGCACAGAGCGTTCGAGTCTTCAAGGATCCTCCTAGCACACCTATGTGGGGAACAGGGGCAGGCAAGGCAGAACGTGTGAGCAAAAAGGCCATCACCCAGGAGCTAGAAGGCAAGTGAAGAATTCTTGAGCACTCTTGGTCTCAGGAATCTTAGATCACTAGTGCCCAATTAGGAGCTCCTGCAGGCCGAAGGGAAAAAGGCAACACTTCTCAATACTTACAAGTCTCTTGAGCTTCACAGGGAGCTGCTGCTATAGGAATGGTCTAACCATCGGGAGCGACTGCTAGGACTCCTGCTTCAGGATCTGAACCAGGCCAAACAAGGATGAACTTGTTGCTCTTCAGTGCTCCTCATGCACACCAGCCCTGCACTAACTGGCATTCTGTGACTTGTGATTCCTTGACTGCTTTCATATAGTGCAGTGTGTGTAAATCATGGGTAGAGAACCttaggtcctccagatgttgctggaccaacTCCTACTATCCTTAACCATTAGTCTTGTTTTGCCCGGGGCCATAAgaagctccccatccctggtgtacatCATGATTTTGTTAAATAGCTAATCCAGTGCTGCACAGTGCAGTGATCCAAGCAGAATTAACTGAAGGCCATGCTGTCATGAATATTCCCAAGTAATCATATTTGGAGATTCCTCTCCCCAACAGGTTTATTGATTTATCTTCTATTCCCAGATTCTCCAGTCCCACCCATCATTTACTAGCAAAGCCCCATCTTTgtaaccttctctctctctctcacctggcACATAAGGGGGCTTCTCAAACTTGTTGCTGGGACAGTCTTCCAAGGAACCTTCCACAAAATTTGATGGCTCATTCATGTCCTAGAACAGGGGGTAGAAAGGAGAAGAATCTTGTTTCTCCATCAGTGTAGAAGCAAAGGGATTTTGAGGACTTTGCGCCTCCTCCGTTCAATGAACACGACAACACCAAAGTACTGGCCTAAGAAACTCACAATCCACATGCCATCAAAGGGCACCTGGTCATGGAAATCCTTGACCATGTCATGCCACCACTGCTGAGTCTCTGGGTTGGTGAAGTCAGGGAAGGCGGTGGGGCCAGGCCAGACCTGGAAGGTAAAAGGTAACAGGCGTCAAAAGCCATCGGGAAACCCTTGTGTGTCACAATGCTATGCTTACTTGCATCCTTAGAGCACTACTTGTGGCCCAGTTCTCCTGGAACCCCGTAAAAGATGGAACTAGAGGAAGGCCAATGAAGTAAGAAGGCACAGCAAAACCTGTCTAAGAGCAGAATCCTCTGTGGTTTCCAGGGGAATGGTGACTGCAAGTGTACAATCGCAGCCATATAGTGCGCTGAGTATAGTGTGCTGAGTTCGCTTTGCAATGCTACCAAAATGGAAGTCAGAGCCCTATGAACAAAGGAAGACATGGTCCATCCTATTGTCTCTCCTTGACCCATCCAGCTCAAGTATAATTAGAATATGAATCATGGGCTTTGATTTCACTCAAAAACACGCGCCATTCAGAGCAGACATTCTTTCATGGTCTGCCAAAGTTCAGGGCTCGGGCCCAGGACTAACCTCTCCAATCAGAGGCTGCCCTGTTGTATTTAAGATGAAGACCCCCCGCTTCAGTCCTTCGTCATAAGGCTTGTAACTCCCAGCGGGGCTGGA is from Podarcis muralis chromosome 2, rPodMur119.hap1.1, whole genome shotgun sequence and encodes:
- the GAA gene encoding lysosomal alpha-glucosidase isoform X2, with protein sequence MPLTEKPKWKGLCMILWASGITAATVILGVSAVHDTLSPGAAPEAASACRDHHKCRDVKRKPIERPEFPRGFIAQPQCNVPPDSRFDCAPEKLLSQEECQARGCCYVPVLPKGPAILQPWCFFPPSYPSYKLANLTTTESGYTAHLTRGVPTFMPDDIMTLQLDVIFETEGRLHFTLKDPVNKRYEVPLETPKTSNRAPSTLYSVQFSDDPFGLVVVRKSSGQVLINTTVAPLFYADQFLQISTSLPSRFISGLGEHQTSLILNVNWTRVTLWNRDITPTPSVNLYGSHPFYLAMEDGGLAHGVFLLNSNAMDVILQPSPALTWRTTGGILDFYVFLGPDPKSVVRQYMDVIGYPFMPPYWALGFHLCRWGYSSTDVTREVVKNMTAARFPLDVQWNDLDYADARRDFTFNKDGFGDMPDMVNDFHRDGRRYVMIVDAGISSSSPAGSYKPYDEGLKRGVFILNTTGQPLIGEVWPGPTAFPDFTNPETQQWWHDMVKDFHDQVPFDGMWIDMNEPSNFVEGSLEDCPSNKFEKPPYVPGVLGGSLKTRTLCASSRQYLSSHYNLHNLYGLTEAIASHDALVKVRGKRPFIISRSTFAGHGHYAGHWTGDVMSTWDHLYYTIPAVLLFNLFGVPLVGADICGFVGDTSEELCVRWTQLGAFYPFMRNHNDRRNKPQEPYVFSQEAQEAMRKAFLLRYSLLPYLYTLFHKAHSAGETVARPLYLEFPEDPNTWDVDRQLMWGAGVLITPVLEAGKSHVSGYFPSGTWYNLLAEPAFTTTESRKKGMSLVVALTLEGVARGDLFWDDGDGLQTFEKGDYTQIVFLARDGMLVNEIVQLNSQIDGLLLKEVAVLGVPSPPQRVLANGVPVPDFSYRTDTKILTIPLHLLMGEPFLITWS
- the GAA gene encoding lysosomal alpha-glucosidase isoform X1, which gives rise to MPLTEKPKWKGLCMILWASGITAATVILGVSAVHDTLSPGAAPEAASACRDHHKCRDVKRKPIERPEFPRGFIAQPQCNVPPDSRFDCAPEKLLSQEECQARGCCYVPVLPKGPAILQPWCFFPPSYPSYKLANLTTTESGYTAHLTRGVPTFMPDDIMTLQLDVIFETEGRLHFTLKDPVNKRYEVPLETPKTSNRAPSTLYSVQFSDDPFGLVVVRKSSGQVLINTTVAPLFYADQFLQISTSLPSRFISGLGEHQTSLILNVNWTRVTLWNRDITPTPSVNLYGSHPFYLAMEDGGLAHGVFLLNSNAMDVILQPSPALTWRTTGGILDFYVFLGPDPKSVVRQYMDVIGYPFMPPYWALGFHLCRWGYSSTDVTREVVKNMTAARFPLDVQWNDLDYADARRDFTFNKDGFGDMPDMVNDFHRDGRRYVMIVDAGISSSSPAGSYKPYDEGLKRGVFILNTTGQPLIGEVWPGPTAFPDFTNPETQQWWHDMVKDFHDQVPFDGMWIDMNEPSNFVEGSLEDCPSNKFEKPPYVPGVLGGSLKTRTLCASSRQYLSSHYNLHNLYGLTEAIASHDALVKVRGKRPFIISRSTFAGHGHYAGHWTGDVMSTWDHLYYTIPAVLLFNLFGVPLVGADICGFVGDTSEELCVRWTQLGAFYPFMRNHNDRRNKPQEPYVFSQEAQEAMRKAFLLRYSLLPYLYTLFHKAHSAGETVARPLYLEFPEDPNTWDVDRQLMWGAGVLITPVLEAGKSHVSGYFPSGTWYNLLAGSAIHSKGQWVLLSAPLDTINVHVRAGHILPLQEPAFTTTESRKKGMSLVVALTLEGVARGDLFWDDGDGLQTFEKGDYTQIVFLARDGMLVNEIVQLNSQIDGLLLKEVAVLGVPSPPQRVLANGVPVPDFSYRTDTKILTIPLHLLMGEPFLITWS